In the genome of Equus asinus isolate D_3611 breed Donkey chromosome 9, EquAss-T2T_v2, whole genome shotgun sequence, one region contains:
- the TRIM7 gene encoding E3 ubiquitin-protein ligase TRIM7, giving the protein MAAVGPRTGPGAGAEALALAAELQGEATCSICLELFREPVSVECGHSFCRACIARCWERPGAGAAAAPRALPGPLPCPQCREPARPGQLRPNRQLAAVAALLRRFSLPAAAAGERRPPEAAAAGCAQHGEPLKLYCQDDGRAICVVCDRAREHRAHAVLPLDEAVQEAKELLESRLKVLKKDLEDYEAFSSNEEKESKELLKQMAAEREKVGAEFQALRAFLVEQEGHLLGRLEELSREVTQKQNENLALLGGEIAQLSKLSSQIQETARRPDLDFLQEFKNTLSRCSNVPGPKPTTVSSEMKNKVWNVSLKTFVLKGLLKKFKEDLRGELEKEERVELTLDPDTANPRLILSLDLKSVRLGQRTQDLPSHPRRFDTNTRVLASCGFSSGRHHWEVEVGSKDGWAFGVARESVRRKGLTPFTPEEGVWALQLNGGQYWAVTSPDRTPLSCGHLSRVRVALDLEVGAVSFYAAEDMRHLYTFRVNFHERVFPLFSVCSTGTYLRIWP; this is encoded by the exons ATGGCGGCGGTGGGGCCGCGGACCGGGCCGGGCGCCGGGGCCGAAGCGCTGGCGCTGGCGGCAGAGCTGCAGGGCGAGGCGACGTGCTCCATCTGCCTGGAGCTCTTCCGCGAGCCCGTGTCTGTCGAGTGCGGTCACAGCTTCTGCCGCGCCTGCATCGCGCGCTGCTGGGAGCGCCCCGGCGCTGGGGCCGCCGCCGCACCCCGCGCGTTGCCCGGCCCGCTGCCTTGCCCGCAGTGCCGCGAGCCTGCACGCCCCGGGCAGCTGCGGCCCAACCGGCAGCTGGCCGCCGTCGCCGCGCTGCTGCGGCGCTTCAGCCTGCCCGCGGCGGCGGCCGGGGAGCGCAGGCCCCCGGAGGCGGCGGCTGCTGGGTGCGCGCAGCACGGCGAGCCGCTCAAGCTCTACTGCCAGGACGACGGACGCGCCATCTGCGTGGTCTGCGACCGCGCCCGCGAGCACCGCGCGCACGCCGTGTTGCCGCTCGACGAGGCGGTGCAGGAGGCCAAG gagctgctggagTCCAGGCTGAAGGTCTTGAAGAAGGATCTGGAGGACTATGAGGCCTTTAGTTCCAATGAAGAGAAGGAGAGCAAGGAGCTCCTG AAGCAGATGGCAGCTGAGCGAGAGAAGGTGGGAGCAGAGTTTCAGGCGCTGAGGGCCTTCTTGGTGGAGCAGGAGGGCCATCTCCTGGGCCGCCTGGAGGAGCTGTCTCGGGAGGTGACACAGAAGCAGAATGAGAACCTGGCCCTCCTCGGGGGTGAGATCGCCCAGCTCTCCAAGCTCAGCAGCCAGATCCAGGAGACAGCGCGCAGGCCTGACCTTGACTTTCTCCAA GAATTCAAAAACACACTAAGCAG GTGTAGCAATGTGCCTGGCCCCAAGCCAACCACAGTCTCGTctgagatgaagaataaagtcTGGAATGTTTCCCTGAAGACCTTTGTCTTAAAGGGCCTGCTCAAGAAGTTCAAAG AGGATCTTCGGGGAGagctggagaaagaggagagag TGGAGCTGACCCTGGACCCCGATACGGCCAACCCCCGCCTCATCCTCTCTCTGGATCTTAAGAGCGTGCGCCTGGGACAGCGGACCCAAGACCTGCCCAGCCACCCGCGCCGCTTCGACACCAACACGCGAGTCCTGGCGTCCTGCGGCTTCTCCTCGGGCCGGCACCactgggaggtggaggtgggctCCAAGGACGGCTGGGCCTTCGGCGTGGCCCGCGAGAGCGTGCGCCGCAAGGGCCTCACCCCCTTCACCCCCGAGGAGGGCGTCTGGGCCCTGCAGCTCAACGGTGGGCAGTACTGGGCGGTGACCAGCCCCGACCGCACGCCCCTCAGCTGTGGGCACCTGTCCCGCGTGCGGGTGGCCCTGGACCTGGAGGTGGGGGCCGTGTCCTTCTACGCTGCGGAGGACATGCGCCACCTCTACACCTTCCGCGTCAACTTCCACGAGCGCGTGTTCCCCCTTTTCTCTGTCTGCTCCACTGGCACGTATTTGCGAATCTGGCCTTGA